In Acanthochromis polyacanthus isolate Apoly-LR-REF ecotype Palm Island chromosome 18, KAUST_Apoly_ChrSc, whole genome shotgun sequence, the following proteins share a genomic window:
- the LOC127530967 gene encoding uncharacterized protein LOC127530967: MSAANGRMMMTWVWPALVLLARFTTAEEPRRDAHGALAGSEALFSDSEPPMETRSGGGFLPVPVWKFVKDAADESDLGRPQFLCSNTSLSVRLSLIRHSDLRLQDGRRLPSLQQGCGGSVGTVGPWLLLKLPYTSCHVASQVSNGTWFHQLKLRYFDHLLRENMTAVVTCEDPATLSLPAVSCQSTDVAVKLPLGSRLQKVKALGKDVVVGRVQTSTTPGPVLVQISTPADKDSTFEVIYLDSAGEMCTMLAACFSAARGDGPDRQRRALQDQVVNPRHWHSVEPRQVRGN, encoded by the exons ATGTCGGCGGCTAACGGGCGGATGATGATGACCTGGGTTTGGCCCGCTTTGGTGCTTCTAGCCCGGTTCACCACGGCAGAGGAACCGCGTCGGGACGCACACGGAGCTTTGGCCGGCTCTGAGGCGCTGTTCTCGGACTCCGAGCCGCCGATGGAGACCCGCAGCGGAGGAGGCTTCCTGCCGGTGCCGGTGTGGAAGTTTGTGAAAG ATGCTGCAGACGAATCAGATTTGGGCCGACCACAGTTTCTCTGCAGCAACACGTCCCTCTCTGTTCGCTTGTCGCTCATCCGACACTCTGACCTGCGTCTGCAAG ATGGGAGGAGGTTGCCGTCGCTGCAGCAGGGATGTGGTGGTTCTGTTGGGACCGTGGGGCCGtggctgctgctgaagctgcctTACACCAGCTGCCATGTGGCATCACAG gtttcaAACGGAACGTGGTTCCACCAGCTGAAGCTGCGTTACTTCGACCACCTGCTGCGGGAGAACATGACAGCTGTGGTCACCTGTGAGGATCCTGCAACGTTGAGCCTGCCAGCAGTGAGCTGCCAGAGCACAGATGTGGCTGTGAAACTGCCTCTGGGAAGCAGACTGCAGAAGGTGAAGGCTCTGGGGAAAGACGTGGTGGTTGGGAGGGTGCAGACCAGCACTACTCCAGGACCAGTGTTGGTGCAGATCTCCACACCGGCAGACAAG GACTCCACGTTTGAAGTGATCTATTTGGACTCGGCTGGGGAGATGTGCACGATGCTGGCGGCTTGTTTCAGTGCAGCCAGAGGAGATGGGCCGGATCGTCAGCGTAGAGCTCTGCAGGACCAGGTGGTGAATCCTCGTCATTGGCACAGTGTGGAACCCCGACAGGTGAGAGGAAACTGA